One window of the Oncorhynchus mykiss isolate Arlee chromosome 5, USDA_OmykA_1.1, whole genome shotgun sequence genome contains the following:
- the henmt1 gene encoding small RNA 2'-O-methyltransferase, with protein sequence MNTIFTPPLYIQRYEFVIDFVKKNKPKKVVDLGCNDCTLLRKLKFHKEIELLAGLDIDCAVIRAKMYELAPIPTDYLQPGDHPLTIELYQGSVTERDPRTKGFDLVTSIELIEHLQLEDVDRFTEVVFGYMAPVAAIISTPNADFNPLLPGLTGFRHYDHKFEWTKVEFQTWALKVCREFGYVVAFTGVGQIPAQEESIGFCSQIGVFQIDRSGGDAPRLQNNVAEEHLPYRVLYNVVYPSLCDSNIFQRTLVNEVLYWAETLKREWLEEIRGVGDEESEQIGEEGCSREGMDREESQTGEVEAGGRGFEVENEEVGGEGRTDMGLYREGQSVCVPLVRLCSCPRVQALSGTVQHLTKFLLENSRVQLTNDGTAVVLVDNDDEDLEWDENCDNTGTGPFLVSSVENEDWETELGQ encoded by the exons ATGAACACGATATTTACTCCACCATTGTACATACAGCGATACGAATTTGTCATCGACTTCGTCAAAAAGAACAAACCCAAAAAG GTGGTAGACTTGGGATGCAATGACTGCACTCTCCTTAGGAAGCTGAAGTTTCACAAAGAAATTGAACTGCTTGCTGGACTGGACATTGACTGTGCAGTTATCAGGGCTAAAAT GTATGAACTGGCACCGATTCCAACTGACTACCTGCAGCCAGGTGATCACCCCCTGACCATTGAGCTGTACCAGGGTTCAGTCACCGAGCGGGATCCCCGCACCAAAGGATTTGATCTGGTGACGAGTATTGAGCT CATTGAGCACCTACAGCTTGAGGATGTGGATAGGTTCACTGAGGTTGTATTTGGCTACATGGCCCCAGTAGCAGCAATCATTAGCACTCCAAACGCTGACTTCAACCCCCTGCTCCCCGGGCTGACAGGGTTTAGACACTACGACCACAAATTTGAATGGACTAAAGTAGAGTTTCAGACCTG GGCTCTGAAGGTGTGCAGAGAGTTTGGTTATGTGGTGGCGTTTACAGGTGTAGGACAGATACCGGCCCAGGAGGAGAGCATTGGGTTCTGCTCTCAAATCGGAGTGTTTCAGATAGACAGGTCAGGAGGTGACGCACCACGTCTGCAAAATAATGTCGCAGAGGAGCATCTTCCTTACAGAGTG TTATACAACGTGGTGTACCCAAGCCTGTGTGACAGCAATATCTTCCAGAGGACTCTGGTGAATGAGGTCCTGTACTGGGCTGAGACCCTGAAGAGAGAGTGGCTGGAGGAGATACGTGGAGTGGGGGATGAAGAATCAGAACAGATAGGTGAAGAGGGTTGTTCGAGAGAAGGAATGGACAGGGAGGAGAGTCAGACAGGTGAAGTGGAGGCGGGTGGTAGAGGGTTTGAGGTAGAGAatgaggaggtggggggagagggtagaacagacatgggactcTACAGAGaaggtcagtctgtgtgtgtccccTTGGTCAGGTTGTGCTCCTGCCCCAGAGTGCAAGCTCTGAGTGGGACAGTCCAGCATCTCACAAAGTTCCTACTGGAGAACTCTAGAGTACAGTTAACCAACGATGGCACTGCCGTGGTGTTGGTGGACAACGATGATGAAGATTTGGAGTGGGATGAGAACTGTGA